One Vespa velutina chromosome 12, iVesVel2.1, whole genome shotgun sequence DNA window includes the following coding sequences:
- the LOC124953317 gene encoding uncharacterized protein LOC124953317, whose product MEDPLNTVIDSLNKQALEDEDLFIGYKNWDRLITAASTIGYKEGIEDGQESVFQEGFDMGYKDAFNTAFMLGKYKGLISSMQQNMELSSVVKDILHETKKGICYICNEESQNKDVNGQIEDMPFIDIIEKQKTYSKNVIKTLHKNLELIMVKNNIDIHKLAPNI is encoded by the exons atggAAGATCCTTTGAATACTGTGATTGATTCTTTAAACAAACAAGCACTGGAAGATGAAGATCTCTTTATAGGTTATAAGAACTGGGATCGACTTATCACTGCAGCTTCTACT aTTGGTTATAAAGAAGGTATAGAAGATGGACAAGAATCGGTGTTTCAAGAAGGATTTGATATGGGCTATAAAGACGCTTTCAATACAGCATTTATGTTAGGAAAATATAAAGGTCTAATTAGTTCTATGCAACAAAATATGGAACTATCTTCGGTTGTAAAAGATATACTTCATGAAACTAAAAAgggtatatgttatatatgcaACGAAGAATCGCAAAATAAAGATGTTAATGGACAAATAGAAGACATGccatttatagatattatagagAAGCAAAAAACATATTCTAAGAATGTTATCAAGACATTACATAAAAATCTTGAGTTGATC
- the LOC124953316 gene encoding probable DNA-directed RNA polymerase III subunit RPC6 isoform X1: METETSTSEERDKSTSNDPNGLDTIEQKIIALAQARPKGISDKDLVSEIPNIQPAQRAQIINKLLSQGYFDLFKHGGSLLYRLKDPSKTKIAKGADNEEKIVYSIIEEAGNKGIWIRDIRFKSNLMPIQLNKILKSLETKKFIKAVKSVAASKKKVYMLYNLEPDRSVTGGAWYQDQDFEAEFVDILNQQCFRFLEQKREEANKWDGGPIDARNIAFASSKEVWKFISDLGISKVKLSVEDLEMILNTLIYDGKVEKTLSSDGSNLYRSVQPLLTSPGLIKVPCGVCPVRKNCCDIGDVTPTKCQYIMEWMD, translated from the exons ATGGAAACCGAAACAAGTACATCAGAAGAACGAGACAAGAGTACATCTAATGATCCTAATGGTCTTGATACAATAGAACAAAA aaTAATTGCTTTGGCACAAGCAAGACCAAAAGGAATATCTGACAAAGATTTGGTGAGTGAAATTCCAAATATACAACCAGCCCAAAGAGCACAGATTATAAATAAGTTATTATCTCAAGGATATTTCGATTTGTTTAAACATGGTGGATCATTACTTTATCGGTTAAAAGATCCatctaaaacaaaaattgcTAAGGGTGCTGATAATGAagagaaaattgtatatagtataattgAAGAAGCTGGGAATAAAGGAATATGGATTAGAGACATAAGATTTAAATCTAATCTAATGCCTAttcaattgaataaaattctcAAAAGTTTGGAAACCAAGAAGTTCATTAAAGCGGTGAAGTCTGTAGCAgctagtaaaaaaaaagtatacatGCTCTATAACTTAGAACCGGATAGATCTGTTACTGGTGGTGCATGGTATCAAGATCAAGATTTCGAAGCAGAGTTTGTAGATATTCTTAATCAACAGTGTTTTCGATTTttggaacaaaaaagagaagaagcgaATAAATGGGACGGCGGACCTATAGATGCTAGAAATATAGCATTCGCCTCATCTAAAGAAGTTTGGAAATTTATTTCAGATTTAGGAATAAGCAAG GTAAAATTGTCGGTTGAGGATTTGGAAATGATTTTGAACACTTTGATATACGAtggaaaagtagagaaaacATTATCCAGTGATGGAAGCAATTTATATAGATCCGTACAACCTTTATTAACTTCTCCAGGGCTAATTAAAGTCCCTTGTGGAGTTTGTcct GTCAGAAAAAATTGTTGCGATATAGGAGATGTTACACCTACGAAGTGTCAATACATCATGGAGTGGAtggattga
- the LOC124953316 gene encoding DNA-directed RNA polymerase III subunit RPC6 isoform X2, which translates to MTIIALAQARPKGISDKDLVSEIPNIQPAQRAQIINKLLSQGYFDLFKHGGSLLYRLKDPSKTKIAKGADNEEKIVYSIIEEAGNKGIWIRDIRFKSNLMPIQLNKILKSLETKKFIKAVKSVAASKKKVYMLYNLEPDRSVTGGAWYQDQDFEAEFVDILNQQCFRFLEQKREEANKWDGGPIDARNIAFASSKEVWKFISDLGISKVKLSVEDLEMILNTLIYDGKVEKTLSSDGSNLYRSVQPLLTSPGLIKVPCGVCPVRKNCCDIGDVTPTKCQYIMEWMD; encoded by the exons ATGAC aaTAATTGCTTTGGCACAAGCAAGACCAAAAGGAATATCTGACAAAGATTTGGTGAGTGAAATTCCAAATATACAACCAGCCCAAAGAGCACAGATTATAAATAAGTTATTATCTCAAGGATATTTCGATTTGTTTAAACATGGTGGATCATTACTTTATCGGTTAAAAGATCCatctaaaacaaaaattgcTAAGGGTGCTGATAATGAagagaaaattgtatatagtataattgAAGAAGCTGGGAATAAAGGAATATGGATTAGAGACATAAGATTTAAATCTAATCTAATGCCTAttcaattgaataaaattctcAAAAGTTTGGAAACCAAGAAGTTCATTAAAGCGGTGAAGTCTGTAGCAgctagtaaaaaaaaagtatacatGCTCTATAACTTAGAACCGGATAGATCTGTTACTGGTGGTGCATGGTATCAAGATCAAGATTTCGAAGCAGAGTTTGTAGATATTCTTAATCAACAGTGTTTTCGATTTttggaacaaaaaagagaagaagcgaATAAATGGGACGGCGGACCTATAGATGCTAGAAATATAGCATTCGCCTCATCTAAAGAAGTTTGGAAATTTATTTCAGATTTAGGAATAAGCAAG GTAAAATTGTCGGTTGAGGATTTGGAAATGATTTTGAACACTTTGATATACGAtggaaaagtagagaaaacATTATCCAGTGATGGAAGCAATTTATATAGATCCGTACAACCTTTATTAACTTCTCCAGGGCTAATTAAAGTCCCTTGTGGAGTTTGTcct GTCAGAAAAAATTGTTGCGATATAGGAGATGTTACACCTACGAAGTGTCAATACATCATGGAGTGGAtggattga